A genome region from Brassica oleracea var. oleracea cultivar TO1000 chromosome C2, BOL, whole genome shotgun sequence includes the following:
- the LOC106321604 gene encoding nucleoside diphosphate kinase III, chloroplastic/mitochondrial gives MSSQICRSASKAARSLLSSAKNARFFSEGRAIGAAGAVTASGKLPLYASNFARSSGSSKSWITGLLALPAAAFMVQDQEVFAAEMERTFIAIKPDGVQRGLISEIISRFERKGFKLVGIKVVVPSKDFAQKHYHDLKERPFFNGLCDFLSSGPVIAMVWEGEGVIRYGRKLIGATDPQKSEPGTIRGDLAVVVGRNIIHGSDGPETAKDEINLWFKPQELVSYTNNAEKWIYGDN, from the exons ATGAGCTCCCAAATCTGCAGATCTGCTTCGAAAGCAGCAAGGTCTCTTCTCTCTTCAGCTAAGAATGCTCGTTTCTTCTCCG AAGGACGAGCCATTGGCGCTGCAGGTGCTGTTACTGCATCTGGAAAATTGCCTCTATATGCATCTAACTTTGCAAGATCATCAGGTTCTTCAAAGAGTTGGATCACTGGACTCTTGGCTCTTCCTGCTGCAG CCTTCATGGTTCAAGATCAGGAGGTTTTTGCTGCTGAG ATGGAACGCACTTTCATTGCGATCAAGCCTGATGGAGTTCAGCGAGGACTG ATATCAGAGATCATTTCTCGATTTGAACGCAAGGGATTCAAGCTTGTTGGTATCAAGGTTGTTGTTCCTTCCAAAGATTTCGCGCAGAAGCATTACCATGATCTCAAGGAAAGACCTTTCTTCAATGGCTTGTGTGACTTCCTTAGCTCTGGTCCTGTTATCGCCATG GTATGGGAAGGAGAAGGTGTGATCAGATACGGACGTAAACTGATTGGAGCCACCGATCCTCAGAAATCTGAGCCTGGGACAATCCGAGGAGATCTTGCTGTTGTTGTTGGGAG GAACATAATCCATGGAAGTGATGGACCAGAGACTGCAAAGGATGAGATCAATTTGTGGTTTAAGCCTCAAGAACTTGTCTCTTACACCAATAACGCTGAGAAGTGGATCTATGGCGATAACTAA